The Pseudofrankia inefficax genome window below encodes:
- a CDS encoding transcriptional regulator: MSSSASRESTFGSGLFARLLTETGISDTRFARQVNLRARREHHMELGLARTTVGHWRRGMRPRDPLVADLAAAEISAAVGYPVTPADFGWRGTHDSVRDLGLVIANSPEATIGTLTGLSSRDVRRVDAAPDGTVFRTNAFAEPALASLTGIIPRAAGRRPSPTRGRAVARGHDAPVDGASATMIRDTVAALRRLDARFGARDIRHQAVALLHDQLRVASAGTADTELCSALAELAQFAGWLAQECGRQALAQRYYIQALGLAEHACDAMLAARVLSAMSEQMIRLGHRRQSLALAGAALDRAGHGAAPLVRAMLHDRQAWALAGSSDEAGCTSALRALEQAVSRAEPEEGPAWAGHYNAGDVAECTGHCLRLLGRALPAERQLVESRTLQDSGRVRSRSFAEADLALSYLQRPVAELDGALEAAYAAIRLGAGLSSLRVTEKLRELDREFAEYPTVAVQKWRRTAAVRPDGVDRSVAQPRSLDDQKSRRW, from the coding sequence ATGTCCAGTTCGGCGTCAAGGGAGAGCACGTTCGGGTCCGGCCTGTTCGCCCGGCTGCTGACCGAGACGGGCATCTCTGACACCCGGTTCGCCCGTCAGGTCAACCTGCGTGCCCGTCGCGAGCACCACATGGAACTCGGGCTGGCGCGAACCACGGTCGGGCACTGGCGGCGGGGGATGCGCCCGCGTGATCCCCTGGTCGCGGACCTGGCCGCGGCAGAGATCTCGGCCGCCGTGGGCTACCCGGTCACTCCGGCCGACTTTGGCTGGCGAGGCACCCACGACTCGGTTCGGGATCTCGGTCTGGTCATCGCCAACTCACCGGAAGCGACGATCGGCACACTCACCGGACTGTCGTCGCGGGACGTGCGACGCGTCGACGCGGCACCCGACGGGACCGTCTTCAGGACGAACGCGTTCGCCGAGCCGGCACTGGCCAGCCTCACGGGCATCATCCCCCGCGCCGCAGGCCGAAGACCGTCCCCCACGCGGGGCCGCGCGGTCGCGAGAGGTCACGACGCCCCGGTCGACGGGGCCAGCGCGACCATGATCAGAGACACGGTGGCGGCGCTGCGCAGGCTGGATGCCCGGTTCGGAGCTCGGGACATCCGCCACCAGGCCGTGGCCCTCCTGCACGACCAGCTTCGGGTGGCGTCCGCTGGCACGGCGGACACCGAACTCTGTAGCGCGCTCGCGGAACTCGCCCAGTTCGCGGGCTGGTTGGCGCAGGAATGCGGGAGGCAGGCACTGGCCCAGCGTTACTACATTCAGGCACTCGGCCTCGCCGAGCATGCCTGCGACGCCATGCTCGCGGCGCGGGTGCTCTCCGCGATGAGCGAACAGATGATCCGGCTCGGCCATCGTCGACAGAGCCTCGCGCTGGCGGGAGCGGCGCTCGACCGTGCCGGGCACGGGGCGGCACCGTTGGTGCGGGCGATGCTGCACGACCGGCAGGCGTGGGCACTGGCAGGCTCCAGCGACGAAGCCGGCTGCACGTCCGCGCTCAGGGCGTTGGAGCAGGCCGTAAGCCGCGCCGAGCCTGAGGAGGGCCCGGCCTGGGCCGGTCACTATAACGCCGGCGACGTCGCGGAGTGTACGGGTCACTGTCTGCGGCTGCTCGGACGTGCCCTGCCGGCTGAACGCCAGTTGGTCGAGTCCAGGACCCTGCAGGACAGCGGTCGCGTCCGTAGCCGCAGTTTCGCGGAGGCCGATCTGGCGCTGTCCTACCTCCAACGGCCGGTCGCCGAGTTGGACGGCGCGCTGGAGGCCGCCTACGCAGCGATCAGGCTGGGGGCGGGGCTCTCCTCCCTCCGTGTCACCGAGAAGCTCCGGGAGCTTGACCGGGAGTTCGCCGAATACCCCACCGTGGCGGTCCAGAAATGGCGACGAACAGCCGCGGTTCGGCCGGACGGCGTTGACAGAAGTGTCGCCCAGCCGAGAAGTCTGGACGACCAGAAATCCCGAAGGTGGTGA
- a CDS encoding PPOX class F420-dependent oxidoreductase, translated as MVAMGAGEWQAFAAAGTRTGKLATVRADGRPHLAPIWFVLDGDDILFNTGAETVKGRNLRRDGRASLCVDDETPPYSFVIVNGTVTVSEDLAEVRRWAAAIGGRYMGADRAEEFGRRNGVPGELLVRLTPTSVLAERAVAD; from the coding sequence ATGGTGGCGATGGGCGCGGGGGAGTGGCAGGCGTTCGCGGCGGCAGGGACGCGGACCGGGAAGCTCGCGACGGTGCGGGCGGACGGGCGGCCGCACCTGGCCCCGATCTGGTTCGTCCTCGACGGGGACGACATTCTGTTCAACACCGGCGCCGAGACGGTCAAGGGGCGCAACCTGCGCCGGGACGGCCGCGCGAGCCTGTGCGTGGACGACGAGACGCCGCCCTACTCGTTCGTGATCGTCAACGGCACCGTGACGGTGTCGGAGGATCTCGCCGAGGTGCGCCGGTGGGCGGCGGCGATCGGCGGCCGCTACATGGGCGCTGACCGGGCCGAGGAGTTCGGCCGCCGCAACGGCGTGCCCGGCGAGCTCCTGGTACGCCTCACCCCGACCAGCGTCCTGGCCGAACGGGCCGTCGCCGACTGA
- a CDS encoding M56 family metallopeptidase, translated as MVRELVLCALVAPLLGTLVMRLLADRVAAGVAVVAFTVSACLLAVATALVLFASGIHTTTAIVKTGKRGWTTEAWADAGRDAWLSGPFAIVAIVAAVSAIRAFHRQRAAVRAAGDEAAALPGEDLVVMVPGTQPDAFTLPGSRGRIVVTEALRDALSADELSVVLAHERAHLDCHHHRYVDAARLAAAGQPLLRPVARLVEYGVERWADERAALEIGDRALVARTIGAVALATAAAGPARSTSGARSSGARSSGKPNRTRRLPARAAAATPGTPRCPAHQSGHHPVEPHALRITSPAWLTERPRRYPSRWRTPYARLRPAAQPGPVPRRVSALLRPLPSSSHRMLVTIPAILSLSSCLWAGNIVYDVHTPLRVALTVEDQFGP; from the coding sequence ATGGTCCGCGAGCTGGTCCTGTGCGCGCTCGTCGCGCCGCTGCTGGGCACGCTCGTGATGCGGCTGCTCGCCGACCGGGTGGCCGCCGGGGTCGCCGTCGTGGCGTTCACCGTCTCGGCCTGCCTGCTGGCGGTCGCCACGGCGCTGGTGCTGTTCGCCAGCGGCATCCACACGACGACGGCGATCGTGAAGACCGGCAAGCGTGGCTGGACCACCGAGGCCTGGGCCGACGCCGGCCGGGACGCGTGGCTGTCCGGCCCGTTCGCGATCGTCGCGATCGTGGCCGCGGTGTCGGCGATCCGGGCCTTCCACCGGCAGCGGGCGGCCGTGCGGGCCGCCGGCGACGAGGCCGCGGCGCTGCCCGGTGAGGACCTCGTCGTCATGGTGCCCGGCACGCAGCCTGACGCGTTCACGCTGCCCGGCTCGCGTGGCCGGATCGTGGTCACCGAGGCGCTGCGTGACGCGTTGAGCGCGGACGAGCTCAGCGTCGTGCTGGCCCACGAACGGGCGCACCTCGACTGCCACCATCACCGCTACGTCGACGCGGCCCGGCTCGCCGCCGCCGGCCAGCCGCTGCTGCGCCCGGTCGCCCGGCTGGTCGAGTACGGCGTCGAACGCTGGGCCGACGAGCGGGCCGCGCTCGAGATCGGCGACCGGGCGCTGGTCGCGCGGACCATCGGGGCCGTCGCGCTGGCCACCGCCGCCGCGGGCCCGGCCCGGTCGACGTCCGGGGCGCGGTCGTCGGGGGCACGGTCCTCGGGGAAGCCGAACCGGACCCGGCGGCTGCCGGCCAGGGCCGCCGCGGCCACGCCCGGTACCCCGAGGTGCCCGGCCCACCAGTCCGGCCATCACCCGGTCGAACCGCACGCCCTGCGGATCACCTCGCCCGCCTGGCTGACCGAACGCCCGAGGCGCTACCCCAGCAGGTGGCGGACCCCCTACGCCCGACTGCGCCCGGCCGCCCAGCCAGGCCCGGTCCCCCGCCGCGTCAGCGCCCTGCTGCGGCCGCTGCCCAGCAGCAGCCACCGGATGCTGGTCACGATCCCCGCGATCCTGTCGCTGAGCTCCTGCCTGTGGGCCGGCAACATCGTCTACGACGTCCACACCCCGTTGCGGGTCGCTCTGACCGTCGAGGACCAGTTCGGGCCCTGA